TAATTGGGGGAGTTCCAGTGGATTTAACATTGGAAAATTTGAGAATGAAGCATCTCATAAGTTCATTCTTGAGGGCCATATTAAACTGTTGTCCGAAATAGCGAGTGAATATAAATACCATTCTAGTAATTTATCGCATGTTTGGCCAAACTACTGACAATTCATCAGAACAGTGACCAAAAGATTGTATGTTTGTGTTATGTTCCGCTTAATCAGTAGAACATTGTTTATCGAGATATATAAGACATTGGTCTCAACTCATCTACACAATAGAGCTGGCGTTCGTTTTTAATTGGTTCCATATCTTTTGCAGGGTAATAATACCAGATGACGATTTCTTAGACTACTATGTGCTTTAAACAATTCTCGTAGCAGTTTTGAGCAATAGTAGAATAAAATCAATTTCTAAATAATCCAAAGAAGTAGAAGACTTTCACATAACTTGTGGCCTGATAATATATGTATAGTACAAAAAACTCAGTAATATTCCAAAGGTAAACAACTGCAAGTACTTAAGAAAGGTCAGATTAGTACCTTTTGAATTACTCTTTACAAAATCTCAAGATTTCTATAACGAGAAACAAAAAACAAAATGTAACTAGAGTATTTCCTCTCTTTGTCTTACACCTCAGAGCATCAATTCTATACAAATTTGATGATCTTCTATTTACAAAtagaaaacaaacacacacaacACATTCTAAAATCAGAATGGTGGTTCATATGGAAGAGCCCCATATATAATTCTTGATCTTGAATTTCTTCATATAATTCTTCATAATTTGCGACTAATTAAGCCACAAACTGTCACTAATGCCACAATTAGCGACTGATCTACATGGGGTTCCACTTCTAGAGTTAGCACATCATCTCCATACGCAAATCCTCTTGTTGATTGCTTTTGTTTTAACTGTAATAAATAATAGTTTTTACAGttagtatatataacttaaactcaaATGAAACAAAAAAAGAGTTATATGAACCCAAGATTTTAAAGGACCAACCTCTGCAACAACTTCGCCAGCACTATTTGTAACTTTAAATGATGATTTTCTGTCCAATTTTTGAATCTTGTAGCAGCTTTCAATGGATTTTTCATACCCTAAATTCACATTACATATGACATTTCCTCTTGAAAATGTGCAATTCTTTCTTACTTGAAACCATGGCCTCCCTTTAAATCCACCACATAAATATCCATTCCAACGCCCAAAAACTCTTAATTTCTGCAATAAAATAAGACAAATTAGAACATATTTCAACGTCCATAGCATGaaatacacacacaaaaaaaaattatatgttcaaattgcaTAAAATATTTCTTTCAATATTTACCTCTTTTTTAATAGAGAAGAGAACTTGTCCATTGAGATCCATGAGAAATACTTCACTACTGCATCTTTCTTGATAATTATCAACTCTAAAAACAAGTTCACCTTTGGAATTAAACACAGTACAACCATTCCCATGAAAAACTAGTGATTTCATCCATATGGTAAAAGTTTCTCTTATAGATGTCACAtaaggagaagaagaaggagaatgagaagaagaagaaggggaaGATATATTTTCTGGATGTATTTTTCCCATTAGAGCAAATTAAGTAAAAGCTTGGaataaagaagaagatgaaaggACTTGAGAGTAGATTTTGGAATTATGCTTGTACATACATAGAATAGGTAAGAAAGAAGTTGAAAGGCTATAAATAGAAGTTGAAGAAGCCACCACTAAAATAATAGCTGAAGAAATTATCAAGAAAGTAGAAAACATTTGACTTAGAAAACATTATTGCCACGTTTACGTGTAAAATTGACGAGGATTTaattttattgttttttttttcttcgtcCTATCCGCATTGAGTCCGATTAAATTTAGAGTCGCACCGAAAAGTTTTATATTGGGGGCGAAATGTTTTAATCAGTAACAAAAGCGACTTATTATTCACGGTTCGATCTCGAGACTTCTAACTAAGCTTCCGTTTGGCCATATATTTTGGCtacattttttaattttttttagaacattgtttgtttatgaaatatgatcaGTTTTTAAAAACactttttcaagtttcaaaaaCTAGTTTAGGGCCCAATCACAAAACATCAACTTTTCTTCATATAATATACATGgctaaacacaacttcaacttccaaaattattttttaacaaaACTTCAAAAccttttttttcaagtttcaaccaaatttatgtccaaaacGTTACTTCCTCCGGTCcactttaaatgattttttgtcTCTTTATCATTAATTAGCAATGAAATTGACAACActaaccttaatttgttcattgaaaatataacaaattattCCTAAGCTCTTTGTTCCAAACGTAATTTTAAAAAGAACAAGTTAATTCTTTCTTAAtatctaaaaataaataaatattatggaccacaaaaaaaataaaaaatcaaccgAAAGGAATAGCTAAGAATAAAAGAGTAGCTATCATTTTACTACCACTCTTATTAGTTTGTGAATTTTATCATCTTTTATTTATTCTTCCAGTCTGTCTGTATTGGCAATATTAAAGTAGAACATGACTGTTCATTTGGTTTAGTTTATTCTTATGTGTCTGTTTGTATACCCTATATAATATGCTTTTTGTGCCACTGAGGTGGCTTTGTGGAGAACCACTAAAACCAGAAGAACAAAGATGCATTTTTCTCCTTTATCCTTCTCCTTTTCCTCGGACCTAAAGgctatttttgaagttttggttGAAAAGATTTATAAAAAAGTTCCAAAATATGGTGTGGTCACTTGGCAAATGCTGAAGACAAAAAGCTTATTCGAATTCTTTATACATTCTATCAAATGATTCATCAATTGACATCTCTAAAATCCTTTCCAACTTTTATTTCTCATAGTTTTTAGGTAATTCTTACGACATAAGTTCGTTTTTTAGTTTGAGTTAGATTCAAGGACGTTTCTTTTTCAAACataatatgagaatcagattcaTCCCTACATTTTGATTTACGTGAGATTCTATTTTATATTGTTCACGCTCCAAATATTTTAAATACACAGGAGTACTGTTAGAGTATCACATTATATTGGTAAGTGCATGCGTTGTAATTGGCTCCTTATATGATCTTAGACAATTCATTTCATGGGCTGATTTTTGAGTTTAGCTTAAGTTTAAGGTCTAATTTTTTAACACAAATTCCTGAAGGCCAAAGGAATTAAACTGCTACTCTTTACATTTTTATTTGGAGGATGGTCATCCATATCGATGACCTAGGATCGAATCCTCCCTCAATGTCTTGTGGGTTGAGGTTGTCGCACAGGGTTTGCCTAGTGCGGTTTACATCCCCTGTGTGTTTTGCAGGCTATTACACTGGGGGAAGTTTACCCAGTGCGCACAAAGTGCTCACCACAGAGTTCACCCGAAGGGGACAGAGACTGTGACAGAGGTTGTAACGGCTGCGGGTTACCctcttacaaaaaaaaaaaataaaattgcttTCATTGTAACAGATTTCCCTTTTCTTTTTAAACATGAAATTTCCTTTTTAGTCAGAATTTAGTGATTTGAATAATCAGTACGACTTTGAGATTTAATAATTTGCTAATCCCAAAGTCAACTCCCATAATAATTTGGTAATTCCATTTTCATTATTATGGCCAATGCCAGTGGGGTTCCACTTCGTTTGTGTAACGAGTAACGACCACTAACATTAATTTCTTCAAAaatgtaataaaatataaaacaaagAGGGAGTGAAAGAACTGTTCAATGTCAAGAGGGACGCAATTAGAAGTTCTAATTAAATCCACTTAGGGGCAAActaattttctttttattaaaaAGAATGGTGTCAATAAGAAGGATTATCACTGATTAAATTAATACAGTGGTCGTTATTAATTGCTTGAGTGCATCATTTTACGTGCTTATCACTTGATGAGGGATTATTAGGTACTGACAGTGACCAACTGTTTATTCTTCATTATTTTTAAGCAGTGAAAAATGTAAGATAATATAAATATACTTAATATTCaaaaattattcaactatatacATACATCACCACGTAGATAATGGGCACGACCACAATACCATAGGAAACACTTAAGCAGACCAGTATTTACACTTTGGTAGGATGTATAagggaaaataatatatattggttttaatattattaattctttataaatattttttaacatATGTATAAAATTCAGTACTATTTTTATACATTGCCATGATATTAGTACTATCATgattttatatataaattatttatataagGACCGAATTGTCCTTTCAAAACCTTTAAAACATCAAATCAAACAATCGATAAGAAATAATCTTAGCATAATTAATCCTAATTACTAATCCTAACAGTAAATACAccatatccaatactattcttatACACCTACCCCTTAAGTCTTATTAATTTACTACGGTCAAGTGTGATTGAGATAAAAATGCATATTAATTAGTCATAGATTCATAGCAAATAAGTAGAAGTGTATTTGAAAAACTCGCGTCTCACATTCATGATTTGTTTACTCTAAACATCATATGTGagtaaataatttatatatgaATTACTTATACTACGTGGTAGTTGTTATCAAAACGAGTAAACACGAGAAGTGCACATTATTAAATTAGTTACATTAATTAAGGTGATGTCCACTTAGAATTTCACACCTCCATAAAAAGTTGGAGCTGGTAAATTGACGTCCATATTGTTCTTTAGTGGAACTAAGGAACTAGTAAATTCTTCACTTATTGGATGTGCCATTTAATAAttttaaacaaaataatattATCCTTTTCCGTGATTTTTCTAACATTGGACGGCAAACTCCACTATGTATCGtcacaaaaaaataattattattttggtTGGATATTATGATGAATTTGACCTTGATATTATTAGATAAGTCTGGACTCGGGTGAAGTTCATAGATGTAATAATTTGAAGCTTGAAACCGTCATGGTTCTCAATCATTACCATTATTATTAGTTGTTTCTCTTATCTAAAATTTTAGCATTCTAAGCAGCAATGTAATAGTAGAATGAAATCATCATATTCACGAaaaggatctttacacaaatattCGATAGAATTTATTATTTACTTTTTGTAAtagatacataaattatacattaattatatacgataaaatatatattgtacataaattatacatatctTATATATCTGttgactatttttagtttaaacgaTTGGGTGAATTAAATATTTAGGTTAGTTCTTCTTCAGGGAAACGCGCTTTCACTAAGCAGAAGAAAATCACATTGAATGCCCCATTAGTGTCAAAAACAAAAATCTTCAAACCAAAGAACCTCTTTTCTCTTATTATTTTGCAAAAACTGCTTTATATTACTTCATAATATGTTTCAAATGTTCATAAGAACatactgtatagggtaaaatatgttcatattaaatactcGCATAATAAAGCGATACGTGAAGCCGGAGACAGATGGAAAGCTAGGCAAATCGAAATCAAGTCCGGGGTAGCAATCTCGATTGTCCCCGAAAGGAATGTTGCTCATAAAGACAAATAAATGCCTGCCACCCGATAACAttcaatggagaatattctatacCATTAAGTACATAGTCTGTTACAGAGAATATGACGTTCATAGcctgccgttacacattcttcaatggctcccataattgtcatttaagaggggcttgatcctaagaccttgttccctaggtacaactataaatagtgagttcaaCAGTCATTGTAAGGGagacgaattttctgacaaacatATGCTATATACTGttcaaaagctcaataatattttatttcttgCTTTTTAATTTTGTTATCATTGCCTTCGGAAGCTCTGCTCCCAGAATCAAGCTATCTGCTGTCTTATCTCAATTTCAATGCTACGTCTCACattcttatttaatttatttattatttttgggatcaaatcgattcacttgccTATAAACCAagtataaattcaattataccgttttacgagtaaatattttggcgcccaccgtggggcttagataGTTGCGTAATTGAGTTGGTCCTTTCATCTATTACTAACCTGTTTGACTCTTTGTTTCTTagcaaaaaaatatttaaaatggcAGATAACGACGTCAATGTCGCACACAAtgttgaggcccaaggaaattAGCCTCAACATGAAGACTCGATCAATGATACCCGAAACGAGGGGGATGAGGCCACGCCGATCCATAGCGGGAAGTATCCACGACATGTTCAagaggcaactcctgatgatgcagAGGGCGAGCACGTCGCGAAAACAGTAAGAATCCTGAGGGAGCAACAAAATGCTATTATGGGCCATCTCTCGCGACATGATAAGGTCATGACGAAGTTGAGGCAAGCATTGTCAGGTGATTCCAACAACGCGAATGGatgaggtccagttcctcccggtgctcccgcaaaCCAAACAATACAGAGGGTTGATAATAACACCCCGAGAGGCGAGGTCGGCTTCGACAGAGCCGGGGGGGATGGTAGCAGATCCGATAACAACAAtgagaatgatccctttaaaaccgaactcatacgatttatgagggaagtaaatgcCCAAATGGACTAAATCTCGAGTGTGACGGCAGTATTGAAAGGACCGAATTCAAAGAAATACACCCAGCTGCCGTTCAAAACAAGCGCGACACCAGAGTTGATCCCGAAGTGGTTCATGATGACAGACTTGCCAAAATATCATAGGACTTTAgatcctcaggagcacatcaccacctatacaatggcGGTAAAGGGAAACGACATAGCTCCGCACGAGATTGAGTTAGTCTTATTGAAGaattcggggagaccctcacgAAAGGGTCCCTAACATGGTATTCGCTTTTACCCGagcactcaatagattccttcgagatgctcgTTGACTCTTttatcaaggcccatgccggggccatgAAGGTACATGCCCAAAAGGCTAGCATATTCAAGATTGCATAAGGAGATTTTGAATTACTGTGGGAGTTCGTGACCAAATTTCAGAAGGAAATGATGCTACTACCGGCCGTACCAAACGAATGGGCAGCTGAGGCATTTACTAATGGTCTGAATCCGAGGGGTTCCGGCACTACCTGAAAACTGTAAAAAAGTCTGCTCGAATTTCAAGCAACAAcgtgggcagatgtacacaaccgctACGAGTCGAAGATAAGAATTGAGGATGACCAACTCTGTTTCCCTGCATCAACCAAGGGTCAGGACTGtcgaagaataaagaaaaatcgaAGGATGATTTTGACGTAGACTGATGGTCTTTTAGAGGTCAGATTTTGCCCTATAAAAGGGCCGAAGGACGCGGTAGAGGTTTTCAGTCGACAGATAGATTCGCTACCGATAGAAGAGCTGATCGTGACCGAAATAGGAGATCATTGTAGGACAAGTAGGTATCGGGCTCCTGAGACTCCACCTACCCTAGGTTATccaaatacaacttcaacgtcagcgTGGTGGAACTAGTGTCGGATATGAAGAACATTAAGGAAGCATAGTTCCGGAGGCCCATGAGATCCGATCCCAATGAGAGGAATCCTAATTTATATTGCGAGTACCATATGACCAACAACCACCAGACTGGGGACTACTGACATTTACGCGAGGAGGTGGCAACATTGCTGAAAAATGGACAACTtagagaattcttaagtgacAGGGCTTAAAACAACTACGGTCGTAACCGAGATAACACGGAACCCTCAAAAGTAGGAGAAGATACCCATCATCTgatgatcaacatgattttcggggggaacgagattaatgtTGTAACTTTCTCGAcagcaaaaatgatgaagttaTCTGTGACCCATGGCAAGCGACTCTGGGAACTCGCTGAGGACGACATTACCTTTATGGaggaatacccatttggactccTACTACCACACAATGATGCCCTGAAAATTTCCCTTAATGTTATGGATATTAAAATAAACGTGTTTTAGTGGACCCAGGGAGTTCAACCAATATTATCCAATGGAGAGTGCTCGAACAAGCCAAACTAACCGGAAGCATAATTCCAGTCACGAAGCTCCTCGTCGGATTCAATTTAGAAAGTGTAACAACCCAAGGGGAAATCCTGCTACCCACGAATGCTGAAGGGGTAATGAAGACGACCCttttcgaagtagtagatggcgATATTGGTTACAATATCATTCTTGGAAGACCATGTCTGCACGAGATGAAGGTTGTACCGTCAACATAAATCAACTTCTAAATTTCCCAACGTCGGAGGGAATTAAACAtataagaggagatcaaccggcagcaagggagatgaatgcgatttcagtttccagtagcaaagggaaggagcatgcggcatagcaattacaagaAATGGTACCTGCTTCTGAGCCAAATGAAGTCAACAGGGGGGAAGAGTCGTCagaatcctatcaggtaccaatATATTCCAGGTACCAAAAGAGATGGACGCAACCAAGTCCACAGCGGAAGAACTCAAACAAGTCGCATTGTTTGAGAAATTCTTGaagaggaaattccacttggggacaggataAACCCCGAGCTTAAGTAatgatttattgaatttcttaaatttaatgttgattgttttgcatggtcgcgtGCGGATATGGCAGGTATCCCACAAGAAGTGGTCGTACACAAGCTAAGTCTGGATCCTAACATCCCTTCTGTGAGGCAGGAAAAATGTCCTATTGCCAAGGTCAGAAaaaaattcgtcaaagaagaggtaacttgtttgcttgatatcggttcaatctgggaggtaaagtatcctgactAGCTAGCTAACATAATAGTAGTtccaaagaaaaataataaattttgcatgtgcgtagactataaggatctaaataaggcgtgctgatctcgtccaatttcactcctctatttgaggatatgaaaacggtcgatgcaatagtaatacccaaaaAGAGTTGGGATCGAATTCAGCAGGGAGCTATGtgaatgggtgttagtagtatatatcttagcacgtgagtttgtatatctaaattttcaCTTCCGCAATAGTTGGTTTTGTTTGAAAATCTAAATTAAACTACAATtgcaatttaaaaaatgaaactaggaaattgtttttggttgtttttcaaatgatataaaaggcctagggctatgaccttcacctaggtgtttgcctaatggattGTAAACTTtagagcttgttttattggtcagggtgtattatagctaccaacactcaagtacccactcactACCTCTCggccagagagtgattttgcccaatttggctttctcaagtccaaatgggtattgaacaaaatagttgataataagctcaagtcatttggctttctcaagtccaaatgggtattgaataaaatagttgataataagctcaagtcaggtcttactatctctaggttcaaccctttaattgggcttatcaatctctcgagtgacccaatttcttgctagccaagttttcctagactaagtctctctttctcaaatagagaccaagtcaaataggcatgaaatagcgtttgcaatcattaattcttcacataaaagcaagaactaagctagataatcaacacccaaccataaacaagcaataaatcaaacacccattaagtttacacactagggctgagtcacaaccctagtgaaaatctagctactcatgcttaaattagaagaaaaaaaagaagaagtgataatgaaacccatattgataattaaaatgatgaaatcaattttcaaaaagctcaaaatagcaaaaactactaaaaagagcaaAAGAAACCGTCTTGTGTGATTGCtaatgtcaaaagttaacctaaaaaggtgaaactcttctatttatatagTGTTGCTaatttttggacaaaaatgcccttttagaggctctgcggccgcacaattccatgtgcggtccgtactttgcTTCAGCCTGACAGGATTGAAAacctgcagccgcacaattctgaactgcggtcACACTTCTCTCTTTCTGCGGACAACACAAATATGTCTGCGACCGCACCATTGCTCTTCTGCGATCCACACAAATAtggttgcggccgcacaataattgtgcggttcgcactctTGTTGAACTTGAGATGCAAGTTCTATGAACTTTGGCTTTTACCCAgtttctgtggccgcacaatttcatgtgcagtCCGCATCTTGCAACCTTCTCTGATGGAATTGCTTCATGACCTGTGGCCACAAATGGTAATCTGTGGAccgcactttgagcttttgtgctgtttttgtccttaagttcagattactccttcttgaagtGGATTTCATCTTTGgatttcatcttccaatattcctgcaattaagcatattttatcagttttcgggaacacgaTTAAGCGCTTTTGGaataaaacgaaagcaaaaaggcactaataagtagtcaaaatccccatttatcaactcccccaaacttaagtttttgcttgtcctcaaacaaataaggtaattcctacctccacaagttaagagccattctagctaatcaaaggtgaatcaatcacacatcaattgggaccaacaattacccatgacacttatgaattatcaacaaggaaacaagttaaacttttaagcacaaatagttctaatgtgacacttgagcatcaagagttgactttattcatcaaggaagctcgctctttcatgtaggtcattgtggatcccaaactcctcctctactctccttttttctatctcacttaagaatatagCACTCAATTCACAAGtttgtgaaaggttcactcatctctctcaaaagaatgtcgcaagtgcggctttaagtaccataggcttgcccctcatgcgaatcaccactaatgtaaggttactcggcttgaaatcacgtagggcctTTTCGGGATACAACGAAGGCTTTTGGAATAAGGTTGGATAAGCTATGATAGAAcatgttcatctttccttaagcactccatttttttttatcggctcatgcttttgccaactctttgaagcattttcttttccttaggggaactagagagacttaacatcactctttcttgtccatgttattcattttctccttattCGCTTTTTCCATGCTtcgcatcattacttttctttgaatcccttcaacttttcaacttattcactttctttttgtatttttctattttgttatttcttttactttcctttccttctcttcatttcttttatCTTTTGCCTTGATACTtttttttcaaactcctcgtcgctctcccaaacttacgttttagccaattatttcacatgagtgttaaggaaagctcgagtGCCAAGAGAAGATTACAACAAAATGTGTAAAGTCTTGTAACGTGGTGATCAAATAAGAAAGTTTTAAGGCTCAattgggttgactagggataacaactttGGTGGTCCATGAAAAATTTCAAaagggtcaaggagagcctacaatcacttttcaaaccaagaaaaacttaaaattttgcctagaaacacattcgggacaagttctagaccatttgcaTGGGTACTTAGACTTGCACTAACAACATTtcacctctcacacaactggattgttaaaaaggatagagtcgagggcccacaatgaccatattcaagattgaaaatcactatggttcgactaaaccactcgatgattgcctaggtcaacacaagagtcacaaggtcactaactagagctatttctttccaaaaaccttgtttttaaccataagcacgtagttaagtgtgttggtaccaagtgaagcatgtatGACTCTTCGAgcctgactcaattaggtctttttattcattattactactattcttacctaaacaccaaaaatggactcaatcccttaagaaggttgtcacgacatccatcgttgggaagagttgctcggttcacacaaaaattacctttggaaaggaccgtggcattaagaaaaccaaaggcttattgttcactaaaacataaaaagaagctacaaaataaaaaataagctaCTAGATTAAACATAGACTAAGAAAACAGAATAAAGAAGCTAAAAAGCAAACTAGTGAA
The DNA window shown above is from Nicotiana tomentosiformis chromosome 8, ASM39032v3, whole genome shotgun sequence and carries:
- the LOC104111866 gene encoding protein LURP-one-related 4-like, which codes for MGKIHPENISSPSSSSHSPSSSPYVTSIRETFTIWMKSLVFHGNGCTVFNSKGELVFRVDNYQERCSSEVFLMDLNGQVLFSIKKEKLRVFGRWNGYLCGGFKGRPWFQVRKNCTFSRGNVICNVNLGYEKSIESCYKIQKLDRKSSFKVTNSAGEVVAELKQKQSTRGFAYGDDVLTLEVEPHVDQSLIVALVTVCGLISRKL